A section of the Vibrio vulnificus CMCP6 genome encodes:
- the clpA gene encoding ATP-dependent Clp protease ATP-binding subunit ClpA — protein MLNKELESSLNGAFARARDKRHEFMTVEHLLLALLENNAAKEALLACKADLNALRYELDVFIDQTTPLIPDNDETRETQPTLSFQRVLQRAVFHVQSSGRSEVTGANVLVAIFSEQESHAAYLLKKNDISRLDIVNYISHGITKASGASDDSSSSSDSFGSDASSEENSSEERLESFATNLNQVAKDGHIDPLIGRDKELERTIQVLCRRRKNNPLLVGEAGVGKTAIAEGLAWRIVEGSVPDVIKDSVIYSLDIGSLLAGTKYRGDFEKRFKTILKQLEKEKDAILFIDEIHTIIGAGAASGGQVDAANLIKPLLSGGKLRCIGSTTYQEYSNIFEKERALSRRFQKIDVVEPSLDDTTKILMGLKSKYEAHHDVRYTNKALRAAVELSAKYINERHLPDKAIDVIDEAGARSRLTPASRRKKTVGVADIEAMVAKMARIPEKSVSSSDKDILKSLDDKMKMLVFGQDAAIDVLCEAIKLSRAGLGAENKPVGSFLFAGPTGVGKTEVTVQLSKLLGIELLRFDMSEYGERHSVSRLIGAPPGYVGYDQGGLLTDAVIKHPHAVVLLDEIEKAHPDIFNLLLQVMDNGTLTDNNGRKADFRNVILVMTTNAGVAETEKKSIGLIQQDHSHDAMAEIKKVFTPEFRNRLDNIIWFNSLDEAIIHQVVDKFIVELQVQLDARGVSLEVSEDARHWLANKGYDKAMGARPMSRVIQDKLKKPLANELLFGSLIDGGTVKVTLEKDDLKFEYLTTREEAVH, from the coding sequence ATGCTTAATAAAGAATTAGAGTCGAGCCTGAATGGCGCTTTCGCTCGTGCTCGTGACAAACGACATGAGTTCATGACTGTTGAACACCTCCTACTCGCATTGTTGGAAAACAATGCTGCGAAGGAAGCTCTTTTGGCGTGCAAAGCCGATCTCAATGCTCTGCGATATGAACTGGATGTGTTCATTGATCAGACAACTCCTCTTATTCCAGACAATGATGAAACTCGGGAAACTCAACCTACGTTGAGCTTTCAGCGAGTGCTTCAACGAGCTGTGTTTCATGTTCAGTCTTCCGGTCGCAGTGAAGTAACTGGCGCAAATGTGCTGGTTGCTATCTTTAGTGAACAAGAATCGCACGCTGCTTATCTATTGAAAAAAAATGATATTTCACGATTGGATATCGTGAATTACATTTCTCACGGTATCACGAAAGCATCTGGCGCGAGTGATGACTCTTCCTCTTCTTCAGATTCCTTCGGCAGCGATGCGAGTAGTGAAGAGAACAGCTCAGAAGAGCGCTTAGAAAGTTTTGCTACCAACCTCAATCAAGTTGCGAAAGATGGCCATATTGACCCTCTAATTGGCCGAGATAAAGAGTTGGAACGTACGATACAAGTACTTTGTCGCCGCCGCAAAAACAACCCACTTCTCGTTGGTGAAGCTGGGGTTGGTAAGACAGCCATTGCAGAAGGATTGGCGTGGAGAATTGTCGAGGGCTCGGTACCAGACGTTATTAAAGACAGCGTCATCTATTCCCTAGATATTGGCTCATTGCTGGCGGGAACCAAATACCGTGGCGATTTCGAGAAGCGTTTTAAGACCATTCTTAAGCAATTAGAGAAAGAAAAAGACGCCATCTTATTTATTGATGAAATTCACACTATCATTGGTGCTGGCGCGGCTTCTGGTGGCCAGGTTGATGCCGCAAACTTGATTAAACCGTTATTAAGTGGCGGAAAGCTACGCTGTATCGGTTCTACTACCTATCAAGAATACAGCAACATTTTTGAGAAAGAGCGTGCTTTGTCTCGCCGTTTCCAAAAAATCGACGTTGTCGAGCCTTCGCTAGATGATACAACGAAGATTTTGATGGGTTTGAAATCTAAATACGAAGCGCACCATGATGTCCGCTATACCAACAAAGCGCTGAGAGCTGCAGTTGAACTCTCTGCGAAGTACATTAATGAACGTCATTTGCCGGATAAAGCGATCGACGTGATTGATGAAGCGGGTGCGCGTAGTCGCCTGACGCCAGCGAGTCGTCGTAAGAAAACGGTTGGTGTGGCAGATATTGAAGCCATGGTGGCTAAAATGGCTCGTATCCCAGAAAAATCGGTATCCTCTTCGGATAAAGATATTCTCAAGAGCCTTGATGACAAGATGAAAATGTTGGTGTTTGGGCAAGATGCGGCGATTGACGTACTTTGTGAAGCCATCAAGCTCAGCCGTGCGGGATTAGGCGCAGAAAACAAACCGGTGGGCTCTTTCTTATTTGCTGGCCCTACTGGTGTTGGTAAAACGGAGGTCACTGTTCAGCTGTCGAAGCTACTTGGGATTGAGTTATTACGCTTTGATATGTCCGAGTATGGTGAGAGACATTCAGTGAGCCGTTTGATTGGTGCGCCTCCAGGCTATGTTGGCTACGATCAAGGTGGTTTGCTCACAGATGCGGTGATCAAACATCCTCATGCCGTTGTGCTGCTGGATGAAATCGAAAAAGCGCACCCAGATATCTTCAACCTACTGTTGCAGGTGATGGATAACGGCACGCTAACCGATAACAATGGTCGTAAAGCGGATTTCCGTAATGTCATCTTAGTCATGACCACCAATGCTGGTGTCGCAGAGACAGAGAAAAAATCGATTGGTTTGATTCAGCAGGATCATAGTCATGATGCGATGGCGGAAATTAAGAAAGTCTTCACTCCAGAGTTTCGCAATCGTCTCGATAACATCATTTGGTTTAATAGCCTTGATGAAGCGATTATTCATCAGGTTGTGGACAAGTTTATTGTCGAGCTACAGGTGCAATTGGACGCGCGTGGCGTTTCTTTGGAAGTGTCTGAAGATGCACGTCACTGGTTAGCAAACAAAGGTTACGATAAAGCCATGGGTGCCCGACCAATGAGCCGAGTTATTCAAGATAAACTGAAAAAACCGTTGGCAAACGAGCTGCTGTTTGGTTCGTTAATCGATGGCGGTACGGTGAAAGTAACGTTAGAGAAAGATGATTTGAAGTTTGAGTATCTGACAACGCGTGAAGAAGCGGTTCATTAA
- a CDS encoding arginyltransferase: MSSDIHQIKIGLTDNHPCSYLPERKERVAVALEADMHTADNYEVLLANGFRRSGNTIYKPHCDSCHSCQPIRISVPDIELSRSQKRLLAKARSLSWSMKRNMDENWFDLYSRYIVARHRNGTMYPPKKDDFAHFSRNQWLTTQFLHIYEGQRLIAVAVTDIMDHCASAFYTFFEPEHELSLGTLAVLFQLEFCQEEKKQWLYLGYQIDECPAMNYKVRFHRHQKLVNQRWQG; the protein is encoded by the coding sequence ATGAGTTCAGATATCCATCAAATTAAAATAGGGCTCACAGACAATCACCCTTGCAGTTATTTGCCCGAGAGAAAAGAACGAGTCGCCGTGGCACTTGAGGCGGATATGCACACGGCTGACAATTATGAAGTTCTGTTAGCCAATGGATTTCGTCGCAGTGGCAATACCATATACAAGCCTCATTGCGATAGCTGCCACTCATGCCAACCCATTCGCATATCAGTACCCGACATTGAACTTTCACGCAGCCAAAAGCGTTTGCTGGCCAAAGCACGCTCCCTTAGCTGGTCGATGAAGCGGAATATGGATGAAAACTGGTTCGATCTCTACAGTCGATACATTGTTGCTCGACATCGTAACGGAACCATGTATCCCCCGAAAAAAGATGACTTTGCTCACTTTTCTCGTAATCAATGGCTAACCACGCAGTTTCTCCACATTTATGAAGGACAACGCTTAATCGCTGTCGCAGTGACAGACATCATGGATCATTGCGCCAGTGCTTTTTACACCTTTTTCGAACCAGAACATGAGCTATCTTTGGGGACACTGGCCGTGTTATTTCAATTGGAATTCTGTCAAGAAGAGAAAAAGCAGTGGCTCTATTTGGGCTATCAGATTGACGAGTGCCCAGCGATGAACTATAAAGTTCGCTTTCATCGCCACCAAAAACTAGTAAATCAGCGTTGGCAAGGGTAG
- a CDS encoding rRNA large subunit pseudouridine synthase E: protein MSFRSSSTSPRSNKQTATKRFKQSGQAQSVGSPKRHSVKRKNNEQSKKSLSLAERKIIIFNKPYDTLSQFTDGEGRKTLADFIPVKEVYAAGRLDRDSEGLMVLTNDGILQAKLTQPKSKSPKTYWVQVEGAPTEAQLEPLRRGVELKDGLTLPAQVEIIQDPQLWERNPPVRFRAAIPTTWLAITIIEGRNRQVRRMTAHIGFPTLRLVRYSMGGMTLQDLQPGEWKEISLPS from the coding sequence ATGTCATTCCGTTCTAGCAGCACTTCTCCACGCTCGAACAAGCAAACAGCGACCAAGCGATTTAAACAAAGCGGACAAGCTCAATCTGTTGGCTCGCCAAAAAGACATAGTGTAAAGCGGAAGAACAATGAACAGAGCAAAAAATCTTTGTCGTTAGCAGAACGTAAAATCATTATCTTCAATAAGCCATATGACACGCTCAGCCAATTTACCGATGGTGAAGGTAGAAAAACGTTAGCAGACTTTATTCCTGTCAAAGAAGTATACGCTGCGGGAAGATTAGATCGTGACAGTGAAGGCCTGATGGTGTTAACCAATGATGGCATACTGCAAGCCAAACTGACTCAGCCAAAATCCAAATCGCCTAAAACCTATTGGGTACAAGTAGAAGGCGCTCCGACCGAGGCACAACTCGAACCTCTTCGCCGTGGTGTTGAGCTGAAAGATGGGCTGACGTTACCCGCTCAAGTGGAGATTATCCAAGATCCTCAGTTGTGGGAAAGAAATCCCCCTGTCCGATTTCGTGCTGCAATCCCCACCACTTGGCTAGCCATTACGATTATTGAAGGAAGAAATCGTCAAGTGCGACGCATGACGGCCCATATTGGCTTCCCGACTTTAAGGCTAGTTCGTTACTCGATGGGAGGAATGACGTTACAAGATCTTCAACCCGGCGAGTGGAAGGAAATTTCCTTACCAAGTTAG
- a CDS encoding glycine zipper 2TM domain-containing protein has protein sequence MFMKKWLYCLLFMSFLVHANYERNVAKPVNKVIYGEVESVRYISQQEIMRSQAEGWKTLLGATIGGLVGNQFGGGTGKEVATAIGAVAGAVIVQNQGQSEYRIEYQLVELLIETEKGQLINVIQDVDKNMLFNRADKVRILYFDDGVRVDLAL, from the coding sequence ATGTTTATGAAAAAATGGTTGTATTGCCTGCTGTTTATGTCGTTTCTCGTGCACGCAAACTATGAGAGGAATGTAGCAAAGCCAGTGAATAAAGTCATTTATGGCGAAGTGGAATCGGTTCGATACATTTCTCAACAGGAGATTATGCGCTCTCAAGCCGAAGGATGGAAAACATTACTCGGTGCCACGATAGGTGGTTTAGTTGGAAATCAGTTTGGAGGAGGGACAGGAAAAGAGGTCGCAACAGCCATTGGCGCAGTAGCGGGCGCTGTCATAGTACAAAACCAAGGTCAAAGTGAATACCGCATTGAATATCAACTGGTTGAACTGTTGATTGAGACTGAAAAAGGGCAGTTGATTAATGTTATTCAGGATGTTGATAAGAATATGTTATTCAACCGTGCGGATAAGGTTCGGATACTTTATTTTGATGATGGAGTTAGGGTTGATTTAGCACTTTAG
- a CDS encoding NADP-dependent isocitrate dehydrogenase, with the protein MPTEKPTIIYTITDEAPALATYSLLPIIQSFTASSGINVETRDISLAGRIIANFPEHLKEEQRIGDALAELGELAQTPEANIIKLPNISASIPQLKAAIKELQDKGYDLPNYPEEPSTYEEEAIKATYDKIKGSAVNPVLREGNSDRRAPLSVKNYAKKNPHSMGAWSSDSKSHVSSMTEKDFFGSEKSMTVNGATNVQIEFVAEDGSKKVLKKAFALQDKEIIDSAVLNKNALVAFFEKEIAEAKQQDVLLSLHMKATMMKVSDPVIFGHAVKVYYKDVFAKYGDLFAKLGVDVNNGLGDVYAKIAALPQAQKEEIEAAIAAVYESQPALAMVDSDRGITNLHVPSDVIVDASMPAMLRASGQMWGPDGKQKDTKALIPDRCYAGVYQAVIDFCKEHGAFDPTTMGSVPNVGLMAQKAEEYGSHDKTFILDAAGTVKVVTTDGTVLLEQAVEEGDIFRMCQVKDAPIQDWVKLAVTRARASGAPAVFWLDENRAHDAELIKKVNAYLPNYDTAGLDIKILAPVDACKFSLERIKAGQDTISVTGNVLRDYLTDLFPILELGTSAKMLSIVPLMNGGGLFETGAGGSAPKHVQQVQKENHLRWDSLGEFLALAASLEHLSVVSGNAKAKVLADALDAATGEFLDTNKSPSRKVGELDNRGSHYYLAAYWAKALAEQTADAELAAEFAPIAKALAEQEAVIVAELNGAQGAPGDLGGYYLFDDAKTSALMRPSQSLNQVIEA; encoded by the coding sequence ATGCCTACAGAAAAACCTACAATTATTTACACCATTACTGATGAAGCACCAGCGCTAGCAACGTACTCATTGCTGCCGATTATTCAATCTTTCACTGCTTCTTCAGGCATTAACGTTGAAACTCGCGACATTTCTCTAGCAGGGCGTATTATCGCCAACTTCCCAGAGCACCTAAAAGAAGAACAACGTATTGGCGACGCGCTTGCAGAACTTGGTGAGCTGGCTCAGACGCCAGAAGCGAACATCATCAAGCTGCCAAATATTTCAGCCTCAATTCCTCAGTTGAAAGCAGCGATTAAAGAGCTCCAAGACAAAGGCTATGATCTGCCAAATTACCCAGAAGAGCCGAGCACTTATGAAGAAGAAGCAATTAAGGCGACTTATGACAAGATTAAAGGCAGTGCGGTAAACCCGGTACTTCGTGAAGGTAACTCGGATCGTCGTGCGCCGCTGTCAGTGAAGAACTATGCGAAGAAAAACCCGCATTCAATGGGGGCTTGGAGCTCAGACTCGAAGTCTCACGTCTCGAGCATGACGGAAAAAGATTTCTTCGGCAGTGAAAAGTCCATGACAGTAAACGGTGCAACAAATGTGCAAATTGAATTTGTTGCTGAAGATGGTTCTAAGAAAGTCCTAAAGAAAGCATTTGCGCTGCAAGATAAAGAGATCATCGACTCTGCCGTTCTAAACAAAAATGCACTTGTTGCGTTTTTCGAGAAAGAAATTGCAGAAGCTAAGCAACAAGATGTTTTGCTTTCGCTTCATATGAAGGCAACCATGATGAAGGTGTCAGATCCTGTCATTTTTGGTCATGCGGTCAAAGTTTACTATAAAGACGTTTTTGCTAAATACGGCGATCTTTTCGCTAAGTTGGGTGTTGATGTAAACAACGGACTTGGTGATGTATACGCGAAAATTGCAGCCTTGCCACAAGCACAAAAAGAAGAGATTGAAGCTGCAATTGCTGCGGTTTACGAATCTCAACCAGCGTTAGCAATGGTCGACTCTGACCGTGGTATTACCAACCTGCATGTCCCGAGTGATGTGATCGTTGATGCATCTATGCCTGCAATGCTGCGTGCCTCTGGCCAAATGTGGGGTCCTGATGGCAAGCAAAAAGACACCAAAGCACTGATTCCAGATCGTTGCTATGCTGGCGTCTATCAAGCCGTTATCGATTTCTGTAAAGAGCATGGTGCATTTGACCCGACAACAATGGGCAGTGTGCCAAACGTTGGTTTGATGGCACAAAAAGCAGAAGAGTACGGCTCACACGACAAGACCTTTATCCTCGATGCCGCAGGTACTGTCAAAGTCGTTACAACAGACGGCACTGTTCTGCTTGAACAAGCAGTCGAAGAAGGTGATATCTTCCGTATGTGCCAAGTTAAAGACGCTCCAATTCAAGATTGGGTGAAACTGGCTGTCACGCGCGCAAGAGCAAGTGGTGCTCCTGCGGTATTCTGGTTAGACGAAAATCGAGCTCACGACGCCGAGCTTATTAAGAAAGTGAATGCCTACTTACCGAATTATGATACAGCAGGTTTAGACATTAAGATCTTAGCACCGGTAGATGCGTGTAAGTTCTCACTAGAGCGTATCAAAGCAGGTCAAGACACCATTTCTGTGACTGGTAACGTACTACGTGACTACTTAACCGATTTGTTCCCAATTCTAGAATTAGGTACATCGGCAAAAATGCTCTCTATCGTTCCACTGATGAACGGTGGCGGCCTATTTGAAACCGGCGCTGGCGGTTCTGCACCTAAGCACGTACAGCAAGTTCAGAAAGAAAACCATCTTCGTTGGGATTCACTCGGTGAATTTTTGGCGTTAGCGGCTTCACTGGAACATTTAAGTGTGGTGTCTGGAAACGCTAAAGCAAAAGTACTGGCTGATGCATTAGACGCTGCGACAGGCGAGTTTTTGGATACAAACAAGTCTCCGTCTCGTAAAGTGGGTGAGTTAGACAACCGTGGTAGCCATTACTACTTGGCTGCGTACTGGGCGAAAGCGTTGGCAGAGCAAACCGCAGACGCTGAATTGGCGGCTGAATTTGCTCCAATTGCAAAAGCACTTGCGGAGCAAGAGGCAGTTATTGTCGCTGAGTTAAATGGTGCGCAAGGTGCACCAGGTGATCTTGGCGGTTATTACCTATTTGACGATGCTAAAACCTCGGCTCTGATGCGACCAAGTCAATCCTTAAACCAAGTGATTGAAGCTTAA
- the clpS gene encoding ATP-dependent Clp protease adapter ClpS: MSKNFEWITPDSDLLEKEITQIQPPKKYNVVLNNDDYTPMDFVIDVLERFFSHDLDKATQIMLKVHYEGKAICGTYSAEIAETKVAQVTMYSRENEHPLLCTMEQA, translated from the coding sequence ATGAGTAAAAATTTTGAATGGATCACTCCAGATTCGGATTTACTGGAGAAAGAAATAACCCAGATTCAACCGCCCAAGAAGTACAACGTGGTGCTAAACAACGATGATTACACCCCGATGGATTTCGTGATTGATGTTCTTGAGCGTTTTTTTTCGCATGATTTAGATAAAGCTACGCAGATCATGTTGAAAGTTCACTACGAAGGGAAAGCAATTTGTGGCACGTATAGTGCAGAGATTGCTGAAACGAAAGTAGCGCAGGTAACGATGTATTCAAGGGAAAATGAACATCCGTTGCTGTGTACGATGGAGCAAGCGTAA
- the infA gene encoding translation initiation factor IF-1, which translates to MAKEDVIEMQGTVLDTLPNTMFRVELENGHVVTAHISGKMRKNYIRILTGDKVTVEMTPYDLSKGRIVFRAR; encoded by the coding sequence ATGGCTAAAGAAGACGTAATTGAGATGCAAGGCACTGTTCTTGATACTCTACCAAACACTATGTTCCGCGTTGAGCTTGAAAACGGCCACGTTGTAACTGCGCACATTTCAGGCAAAATGCGTAAAAACTACATCCGTATTCTAACGGGTGACAAAGTAACTGTAGAGATGACTCCATACGACCTATCGAAAGGCCGCATCGTCTTCCGTGCTCGTTAA
- the aat gene encoding leucyl/phenylalanyl-tRNA--protein transferase — protein MAIYLTELDSKSLDFPPAENALADPNGLLAFGGDLTPERLIAAYHHGIFPWYGPGEPILWWSPSTRAVFDPNTFLPAKSLKKFQRKAQYQVSINHATPEVIKLCGNTRPAEETWLNEEMQAAYISLALQGVCHSVEVWQDQRLIGGFYGLSIGELFCGESMFSLETNASKIALWYFCRHFSEHGGKLIDCQVMNSHLHSLGAFTLPREEFLQRLLCLKQQRVTSGCFSPQWLKRHNA, from the coding sequence ATGGCGATCTATCTGACAGAACTTGATAGTAAAAGTTTAGACTTTCCTCCTGCAGAAAATGCATTAGCCGATCCAAATGGCTTATTGGCCTTTGGTGGTGACCTCACTCCAGAAAGACTGATCGCAGCATATCACCACGGTATTTTCCCGTGGTATGGGCCGGGAGAGCCGATTTTGTGGTGGAGTCCATCAACGCGAGCCGTTTTTGATCCAAACACCTTCTTACCCGCTAAAAGCCTTAAAAAGTTCCAGAGAAAGGCTCAATACCAAGTCAGCATTAATCATGCGACGCCAGAAGTCATTAAGCTATGTGGCAACACACGACCAGCGGAAGAAACTTGGCTAAATGAAGAGATGCAAGCGGCCTACATCTCATTAGCTTTGCAAGGTGTCTGTCACTCGGTTGAGGTTTGGCAAGATCAAAGACTCATTGGCGGTTTCTATGGCCTTAGCATAGGAGAATTGTTTTGTGGCGAATCGATGTTTAGCCTCGAAACCAACGCATCTAAAATTGCATTATGGTATTTTTGCCGTCATTTCAGCGAGCATGGTGGCAAGCTGATCGATTGCCAGGTGATGAATTCTCATTTGCACTCATTGGGGGCTTTTACGTTGCCGAGAGAGGAATTTCTCCAACGGCTGCTATGCTTAAAACAACAGAGAGTAACGTCGGGTTGTTTCTCACCCCAATGGTTGAAGAGGCACAATGCATGA
- the cspD gene encoding cold shock domain-containing protein CspD, whose translation MATGTVKWFNNAKGFGFICSDQEEGDIFAHYSTIQMDGYRTLKAGQQVTYEIEKGPKGCHASSVVPLEVQATK comes from the coding sequence ATGGCTACAGGTACAGTAAAGTGGTTCAATAACGCCAAAGGATTTGGTTTTATCTGTTCAGATCAAGAGGAAGGCGACATCTTCGCCCACTACTCAACGATTCAGATGGACGGTTATCGTACACTGAAAGCGGGCCAACAAGTCACGTATGAGATTGAGAAAGGTCCGAAAGGGTGTCACGCTAGCAGCGTCGTTCCACTCGAAGTACAAGCAACGAAGTAA